In Pedobacter sp. W3I1, one DNA window encodes the following:
- a CDS encoding protein-L-isoaspartate(D-aspartate) O-methyltransferase, giving the protein MAYKFVDNYRERGARKKLVELLKSRGIEDENVLTAIGKVPRHFFFDETFWNQAYKDIAFPIGDGQTISQPYTVAYQSELLHIKKGDKVLEIGTGSGYQTCILMELGATVFTIERQENIYNRTIQILPGMGYRPTFYCGDGSKGIAAHAPYDKIIVTAGAPLVPEILLKQLKIGGILVIPVGDEKTQKMVTVIRVSETDYEKIVLDTFRFVPLVGDQAW; this is encoded by the coding sequence ATGGCGTATAAATTTGTTGATAATTACCGGGAACGTGGAGCGAGAAAAAAACTGGTTGAGTTGTTAAAATCTCGCGGGATTGAAGATGAAAATGTGTTAACAGCCATAGGTAAAGTTCCACGGCATTTCTTTTTTGACGAAACTTTTTGGAACCAGGCTTACAAGGATATTGCTTTTCCAATAGGTGATGGGCAAACGATATCCCAGCCTTATACCGTTGCTTATCAAAGTGAACTACTGCATATTAAAAAAGGAGATAAAGTACTCGAGATCGGAACGGGTTCGGGCTATCAAACCTGTATTTTAATGGAGCTGGGTGCTACCGTTTTTACGATAGAAAGACAAGAGAATATTTACAACAGAACGATTCAGATTTTGCCTGGAATGGGGTATCGGCCTACTTTTTATTGTGGCGATGGCTCGAAAGGAATTGCTGCCCACGCACCATACGACAAAATAATCGTTACCGCTGGCGCTCCTTTGGTTCCGGAAATCTTATTAAAACAATTAAAAATAGGGGGCATTCTGGTTATCCCGGTAGGAGATGAGAAAACCCAAAAAATGGTCACTGTTATCCGCGTAAGCGAAACCGACTACGAAAAAATAGTATTGGATACCTTTAGGTTTGTACCTTTAGTGGGCGACCAGGCATGGTAA
- a CDS encoding metal-dependent transcriptional regulator: MQSYTEENYLKTIYHLAEKTTNVQTNAIAEQMQTKPASVTDMIKKLADKGLVDYIKYQGVTLTEIGKNTAIEIVRKHRLWEVFLVDKLNFKWDEVHDVAEELEHIKSIELIERLDEFLGFPKADPHGDPIPDKNGRFAKTQFIKLIELKIGDRGTITGVTQHSSAFLKHLEKLGLTLGKQIEISDVTDFDGSVEIMLSDKQVNISREVAKHILISSNGKN; this comes from the coding sequence ATGCAAAGTTACACGGAAGAGAACTATCTAAAGACTATTTATCATTTAGCAGAGAAAACAACCAACGTTCAAACCAATGCTATTGCAGAGCAAATGCAAACCAAACCAGCATCGGTTACCGACATGATCAAGAAACTAGCCGACAAGGGCTTGGTTGATTATATTAAATATCAAGGGGTTACCTTAACCGAAATTGGCAAAAATACGGCAATAGAAATTGTCCGTAAGCATAGATTATGGGAAGTTTTTTTGGTAGACAAATTAAACTTTAAATGGGACGAGGTACATGATGTAGCAGAAGAGTTAGAGCATATTAAATCAATTGAGCTGATTGAAAGACTGGATGAGTTTTTAGGCTTTCCGAAAGCAGATCCTCATGGCGACCCCATTCCCGATAAAAACGGAAGATTTGCCAAAACCCAGTTTATAAAATTAATCGAACTAAAAATAGGCGATCGCGGTACCATTACCGGCGTTACCCAGCACAGTTCGGCATTTTTAAAGCATTTAGAAAAGTTAGGCCTCACTTTGGGCAAACAAATCGAGATCAGTGATGTTACCGATTTTGATGGTTCAGTAGAAATCATGTTATCCGATAAACAAGTTAATATTAGTAGAGAAGTTGCAAAACATATTTTAATCAGCAGTAATGGCAAAAACTGA
- the smpB gene encoding SsrA-binding protein, translated as MKNDINIKNKRAYFDYNLLDKYVAGIALLGTEIKAIRQGKANMTDAFCMFIGGNLYVRNLHISEYSHSSFYHHDIKRDRALLLQKKEIRKLKLKGEEKGYTIVPLRIFINERGFAKIEIALAQGKKEFDKRDSIKDRDTKRELDRAMKR; from the coding sequence TTGAAAAACGACATCAACATAAAGAATAAAAGAGCATATTTCGATTACAATCTTTTAGATAAATACGTAGCAGGGATTGCGCTTTTAGGGACTGAAATAAAAGCAATCAGACAAGGTAAAGCCAACATGACCGATGCATTTTGCATGTTTATTGGCGGCAATCTTTACGTGCGCAACCTTCATATTTCCGAATATTCGCATAGCTCATTCTATCATCACGATATTAAACGCGACCGTGCCTTATTACTTCAAAAGAAAGAAATTAGAAAATTAAAGCTGAAAGGCGAAGAAAAAGGTTATACCATTGTTCCTTTACGTATTTTCATCAATGAAAGAGGTTTCGCTAAAATAGAAATTGCTTTGGCTCAAGGTAAAAAAGAATTCGACAAGCGCGATAGCATTAAAGATAGAGACACCAAGCGTGAGTTGGATAGAGCGATGAAGAGATAG
- the yidD gene encoding membrane protein insertion efficiency factor YidD produces the protein MKFINKIFGWFFLGLIKVYQYAISPMLGANCRFTPTCSQYGIEAIKKHGPFKGGWLALKRIGRCHPWGKHGHDPVP, from the coding sequence ATGAAATTCATCAATAAAATTTTTGGATGGTTTTTTTTAGGTTTAATTAAAGTGTATCAATACGCCATTTCGCCAATGCTAGGGGCAAATTGTAGGTTTACCCCAACTTGCTCGCAATATGGTATAGAAGCCATTAAAAAGCATGGGCCATTTAAAGGTGGTTGGCTGGCGCTGAAACGCATTGGCCGTTGTCATCCATGGGGCAAACATGGGCACGACCCTGTTCCGTAG
- the priA gene encoding primosomal protein N': MNSFENDIFAERETLFVEVILPLSLAKNYTYRVPFDLNDQIAVGKRVVVQFGKHKIYTALISGISTVPPTIYEAKYIIDVVDSEPVITPTQLKFWTWMTNYYMCNEGDVMAAALPASLKLASETILMLRDEYNEETELTDKEEIIINALKQQQKLTVNDVSKLLGQKTVYPIINHLLDKELVLVAEEVVQKYKPLLKSFIILNDFYSDEENLKQLFNVLDRAPKQLDALLAYLKLQKSNLPISKEQLLEESNCGAAALKALTDKDIFVVMKRPVSRLAAHDEEFSVNFELNAGQQKALGEINQHFEEKEVVLLHGVTASGKTQVYIKLIEKIIQHTNGQVLFLLPEIALTTQIVERIKRYFGNAIGVYHSKFNNSERVEIWNKVRTGAYKVILGARSAVFLPFEHLKLIVVDEEHEPSYKQYDPAPRYQARDAAIYLGYLHQAKVVLGSATPSLESYYNALQGKYGLVEMKERFGGVQLPNQQVVSISEETKKKTMSSYFSSVLIKDIDLALSKKEQIVLFQNRRGYATILICATCGYTPKCVNCDVSLTYHKSSGKLHCHYCGYQQSSVNICPACGSVHVEQKGFGTERIEEELRLLYPEVTIARLDMDSTRTKNGLQQILNDFQEKKTDILIGTQMVAKGLDFDNLNLIGVINADTLLGYPDFRAYERSFQLLAQVAGRAGRRADQGNVCIQTYDAENRIIKQVVNNDYEGMYNDEIVEREKFLYPPFSRMIFLYVKHKDSHVLDHAAFTLANILKGKFGKRVLGPEQPLVSRVRNLYIKQIIIKADKHTAIQKVKDALRETLTQFNATKEFKGVFTQIDVDPY, from the coding sequence ATGAATAGTTTCGAAAACGATATTTTTGCAGAAAGAGAAACACTTTTTGTTGAAGTTATTTTGCCATTATCTTTGGCGAAAAACTATACTTATCGTGTGCCTTTTGATTTAAACGACCAGATTGCCGTTGGAAAACGGGTAGTGGTGCAATTTGGAAAACATAAAATTTATACGGCTTTAATTAGTGGAATTAGCACTGTGCCGCCAACAATTTATGAGGCCAAATATATTATCGATGTAGTAGATAGCGAGCCTGTAATTACACCTACCCAGCTCAAATTCTGGACATGGATGACCAATTATTACATGTGCAACGAAGGCGATGTAATGGCGGCTGCCTTACCAGCAAGTTTAAAACTGGCCAGCGAAACCATTCTGATGCTCCGCGATGAGTATAATGAAGAAACCGAGCTCACCGATAAGGAAGAGATCATTATTAATGCACTGAAACAACAACAGAAACTTACTGTTAATGATGTTTCTAAGCTGCTGGGGCAGAAAACCGTATATCCGATCATCAATCATTTGCTGGATAAAGAACTGGTTCTGGTGGCAGAAGAGGTGGTACAGAAATATAAACCCTTGCTAAAATCGTTCATCATATTAAACGATTTTTATAGCGATGAGGAAAACCTGAAACAGCTCTTTAATGTTTTGGATAGAGCCCCTAAACAATTAGACGCTTTATTGGCTTACCTGAAATTACAGAAATCAAATCTCCCAATTTCTAAAGAACAGCTTTTAGAAGAAAGCAATTGTGGAGCAGCAGCGCTAAAAGCATTAACGGACAAAGATATTTTTGTGGTGATGAAAAGGCCGGTTAGCCGTTTGGCCGCTCATGATGAAGAATTCAGTGTGAATTTTGAATTGAACGCTGGTCAGCAGAAAGCATTAGGTGAGATTAATCAGCATTTTGAAGAAAAAGAGGTGGTTTTGCTGCATGGTGTCACCGCATCGGGAAAAACACAGGTTTATATTAAGCTGATCGAGAAAATAATACAACATACCAATGGGCAGGTATTGTTCCTGTTGCCCGAAATTGCTTTGACAACCCAGATTGTAGAACGTATCAAACGTTATTTCGGTAATGCAATTGGGGTATACCACTCTAAATTTAATAATAGTGAACGTGTTGAAATCTGGAATAAAGTGCGCACAGGTGCTTATAAAGTAATTCTTGGTGCCCGTTCAGCCGTTTTTCTTCCCTTCGAACACCTAAAACTGATTGTGGTTGATGAAGAACACGAACCGTCTTACAAACAATACGATCCGGCACCACGTTATCAGGCGAGGGATGCAGCCATCTATCTTGGTTATCTGCACCAGGCCAAGGTTGTTTTAGGTTCAGCTACGCCATCCTTAGAGAGTTATTATAATGCCTTACAGGGTAAATACGGGCTTGTAGAAATGAAAGAGCGTTTCGGCGGGGTTCAGCTTCCGAACCAGCAGGTGGTAAGTATTTCGGAAGAAACGAAGAAAAAAACAATGAGCTCATATTTTTCGAGTGTGTTGATTAAAGATATTGATCTGGCACTTTCTAAAAAAGAGCAGATTGTGTTATTTCAGAACAGGAGGGGCTATGCTACTATTCTAATCTGCGCAACCTGCGGTTATACCCCGAAATGTGTAAATTGCGATGTAAGTTTAACCTATCATAAAAGCAGTGGCAAATTACATTGTCATTATTGTGGCTATCAACAAAGTAGCGTAAATATCTGTCCGGCTTGTGGTTCGGTGCATGTAGAGCAAAAAGGATTTGGTACCGAGCGGATTGAAGAAGAACTCAGGTTACTTTATCCGGAAGTTACCATTGCCCGATTGGACATGGACAGTACGAGGACAAAAAATGGACTGCAGCAGATCTTAAACGACTTTCAAGAGAAGAAAACTGATATTTTAATCGGTACGCAGATGGTGGCCAAAGGATTGGATTTCGACAACCTGAATTTAATTGGGGTAATTAATGCCGATACGCTTTTAGGTTATCCTGATTTTCGTGCTTACGAACGAAGTTTCCAGCTGCTGGCTCAGGTTGCGGGTAGGGCAGGCAGAAGGGCCGATCAGGGTAATGTCTGTATCCAGACTTACGATGCTGAAAATCGTATTATCAAGCAAGTGGTGAACAACGATTATGAGGGCATGTACAACGACGAAATAGTTGAACGCGAGAAATTTCTTTATCCGCCATTTTCCAGGATGATATTTTTGTACGTTAAACATAAAGATTCACATGTTCTGGATCACGCGGCATTCACGCTGGCAAATATCCTTAAAGGAAAGTTTGGTAAACGGGTTTTGGGTCCCGAACAACCATTGGTAAGCAGGGTACGGAATCTTTATATTAAGCAGATCATTATTAAAGCTGATAAGCATACTGCCATTCAAAAAGTTAAAGATGCATTAAGAGAAACCCTGACTCAATTTAATGCCACCAAAGAATTTAAAGGCGTTTTTACACAAATTGATGTAGACCCGTATTAA
- a CDS encoding DUF423 domain-containing protein: protein MNKRIILTASFFGAVAVLLGAFGAHGLKALIDGPSLEIWQKGVDYQFYHTFALLYLSTFARYRNKLINIAYFCFTFGIILFSGSLYLLATRSISHLGFTEFIGPITPIGGLLFVLGWIMLFFAAFKDK from the coding sequence ATGAATAAACGAATAATCCTTACTGCTTCTTTTTTTGGTGCTGTTGCTGTTTTGCTGGGCGCATTTGGTGCTCATGGTTTAAAGGCCTTAATTGATGGACCATCATTAGAAATTTGGCAAAAAGGCGTTGATTATCAGTTCTATCATACATTTGCACTATTATACCTTTCTACCTTCGCCCGTTATCGGAACAAGTTGATTAATATCGCTTATTTCTGCTTCACTTTTGGGATTATCCTTTTTTCAGGCTCATTATATTTATTGGCTACCCGGAGCATATCGCATTTAGGATTTACTGAATTTATTGGCCCAATAACGCCAATTGGTGGGCTTTTATTTGTATTGGGATGGATAATGCTCTTTTTTGCGGCATTTAAAGATAAATAA
- a CDS encoding ribonuclease P protein component translates to MYTFRKEERLCSRKHLDLLFKNGSSFLLYPFRISYLFVDQPAHVQAQVVINVPKKRYKRAVDRNLLKRRIREAYRLNKQDKLYMPLPTDKGLLLISIQFVGKEKYDFVFIEKKLIAAFKRFQNLIQPNEIHQ, encoded by the coding sequence ATGTACACATTCAGGAAAGAAGAACGGTTATGCAGCAGGAAACATTTAGACCTGTTGTTTAAAAACGGTTCTTCTTTTTTATTATACCCCTTTCGGATTTCTTATCTTTTTGTCGACCAACCAGCTCATGTACAAGCGCAGGTGGTAATCAATGTTCCTAAAAAAAGATATAAACGGGCAGTAGATCGCAATCTGCTCAAGCGTCGCATACGTGAAGCTTATCGCTTAAATAAACAAGATAAATTATACATGCCTTTACCTACTGATAAGGGATTGCTTTTGATTTCTATTCAATTTGTAGGTAAAGAAAAATATGATTTTGTCTTTATCGAGAAAAAACTGATTGCTGCTTTTAAGCGCTTTCAAAATTTAATCCAGCCCAATGAAATTCATCAATAA
- a CDS encoding redoxin domain-containing protein encodes MKFRNLLLILLLAVTFQVKAQQPTLLPQFTFYKLDGKPFSNNDIKQGKKNLFILFDCTCEHCQRESKMLNTNYAKFKDVNIYMITMDEAYIIPQFFNSYAKGLNAKPNVMVLQDKKRMFIPTFLPKQYPSMYLYSSTGKLLMYQSGDGGVKKLMTVINK; translated from the coding sequence ATGAAATTCAGGAACCTACTTTTAATCTTATTGTTAGCCGTAACTTTTCAGGTAAAAGCACAGCAACCTACGTTATTGCCACAGTTCACCTTTTACAAACTGGATGGAAAACCATTTTCAAACAACGATATTAAACAAGGAAAAAAGAACCTCTTTATATTATTTGATTGTACCTGTGAGCACTGCCAGCGAGAAAGCAAAATGCTGAATACGAATTACGCCAAGTTTAAGGACGTTAATATTTACATGATCACTATGGATGAGGCTTATATCATTCCACAGTTTTTCAATTCGTATGCCAAAGGTTTAAATGCCAAGCCCAATGTAATGGTATTGCAGGATAAAAAACGTATGTTTATTCCAACCTTTTTGCCAAAGCAATACCCATCCATGTACTTATATTCTTCAACTGGTAAATTGCTCATGTACCAATCGGGAGATGGTGGTGTAAAAAAACTAATGACTGTAATCAATAAATAA
- a CDS encoding DUF5723 family protein, which yields MKKLLLALLAIASFGVANAQQYALFGTKTMFDAFENPSQKSFTLDSSRRFSSNFFLPYFGTNAINKGSSKFAIRKLTQEGVFDTRSLPIGTGEVNHFFENSNIYVAAFRLFKSYKYQKEMGFSWQMRSDANIEYTNETLAIFDSFERFNKGQQYTGIFDTKGYEQSYHQFSFTYRENWDKRLAFGLKASLLSGILYNKLDVSNSFLYIDPAADALLIGLKGTYSSNFSDFDEVNKKNFFPNFKNPGLSLSFGTNYTTKKGLFLMANIKDVGFIWWRSNTQRTMIDQSKVIENLEDQSNTNQEIKDIFLLSEESKKFLAPTNAKLDVYLSKRYGFYKPGLAVSKNLFYKGGDIAFINTFIVNDFSGSITPLYNLNGVFMVGLQGKYQTPNFELFMGTDNLVATSFQTYGMIKNDATVGSGPNGASFYMGVGIKFGNVVNHPQFADVIPGINDNEGGSFFKSLFSVFKRK from the coding sequence ATGAAGAAACTTTTACTTGCGTTACTGGCAATAGCTAGCTTCGGGGTTGCAAATGCACAACAATATGCACTTTTTGGCACTAAAACCATGTTCGATGCATTCGAAAACCCATCTCAAAAATCTTTCACCTTAGATTCATCACGAAGATTTTCTTCTAATTTCTTCCTGCCTTACTTTGGAACAAATGCAATTAACAAGGGAAGCTCTAAATTTGCCATAAGAAAATTAACACAGGAAGGTGTTTTTGACACCAGAAGTTTACCGATCGGCACTGGAGAAGTGAATCATTTTTTCGAAAACAGTAATATCTATGTAGCTGCATTCAGGCTTTTCAAATCTTACAAATACCAAAAAGAAATGGGTTTTTCGTGGCAGATGAGATCGGATGCCAATATCGAATACACCAATGAAACCCTGGCTATTTTCGATTCTTTTGAAAGATTTAACAAGGGACAGCAATACACCGGAATATTCGATACCAAAGGCTACGAGCAGAGTTACCACCAATTTAGCTTTACCTACCGTGAAAACTGGGATAAAAGGCTTGCTTTTGGCTTAAAAGCCAGTTTATTGAGCGGAATACTCTATAACAAATTAGATGTTTCCAATTCCTTTTTATATATCGACCCTGCAGCCGACGCCTTGTTAATTGGCTTGAAAGGAACTTATTCCAGTAATTTTTCTGATTTTGATGAGGTAAATAAGAAAAATTTCTTTCCAAACTTTAAAAACCCGGGCTTATCATTAAGCTTTGGAACCAATTACACCACTAAAAAAGGCCTCTTCTTAATGGCCAATATCAAAGATGTAGGTTTTATCTGGTGGCGAAGTAATACGCAGCGTACTATGATAGATCAATCTAAAGTGATTGAAAATTTAGAGGATCAATCTAATACCAATCAGGAAATAAAGGATATTTTTCTGCTTTCAGAGGAGAGTAAAAAGTTTTTAGCCCCAACCAATGCAAAACTTGATGTTTACCTGTCTAAACGGTACGGATTTTACAAACCAGGATTAGCAGTTTCGAAAAACCTGTTTTACAAAGGCGGAGACATTGCTTTTATAAATACTTTTATTGTCAACGATTTTTCGGGAAGTATTACCCCATTATATAACTTAAATGGTGTTTTTATGGTCGGGTTGCAAGGAAAATACCAGACCCCGAATTTCGAATTGTTTATGGGCACCGATAATTTAGTGGCTACCAGTTTTCAAACTTATGGAATGATTAAAAATGATGCTACTGTAGGCAGTGGCCCAAATGGCGCTTCTTTTTATATGGGTGTAGGCATTAAATTCGGCAACGTGGTTAACCATCCGCAATTTGCCGATGTAATACCAGGTATAAATGATAATGAAGGTGGAAGTTTCTTTAAAAGTTTGTTTTCGGTCTTTAAAAGAAAGTAA
- a CDS encoding Nramp family divalent metal transporter, with the protein MAKTESLSEVHQSVNTDKRKGWKRILAFIGPAYLISVGYMDPGNWATDLAGGSKFGYQLIWVLLMSNLIALLLQSLSARLGIVRGLDLAQASKQAYPRWANIPLFALAQTAIIACDLAEIIGMAIGLQLLFGLPLIWGISITIFDTILLLFLLNKGMRAMEGFIVSMVFIVGISFLVEMFIVEPSLKEVARGFEPSILNGDALYIAIGIIGATVMPHNLYLHSSLVQTRKIERSNKGIKEALKFNLIDTTVALNLAFFVNAAILILAAAAFYKNGLHEVAEIQDAHKLLSNIFGNVAPTLFAIALIAAGQSSTVTGTLAGQIIMEGHINLRIQPWLRRLITRLLAIIPAFFTILHYGDDALGGLLVLSQVVLSLQLGFAIIPLIHFTSDKKLMKDFAIKPWVKVLAWASAVAIIALNVKLVIEEISGWAKEANNWWIYVIVVPALILIVLLLLYVFFHPLLEKKRNDARQMVPHGNALDIGKIDKINYKRIGIAVDFSKNDRNTIRHALIQGGKDAHYYLIHVVETAAARYHGNDVMDHETQSDAANLEKYKINLEDLGYDSTPFIGFGSTGKAIADISNKNEMELLVMGAHGHKGLKDLIFGTTVDSVRHKVKIPVLIIR; encoded by the coding sequence ATGGCAAAAACTGAGTCCTTAAGTGAAGTACATCAAAGCGTAAATACAGATAAGCGGAAAGGCTGGAAGAGAATTCTGGCCTTTATTGGCCCGGCTTATTTAATTAGTGTGGGTTACATGGATCCAGGTAACTGGGCAACCGATTTAGCGGGTGGTAGTAAATTCGGTTACCAATTGATCTGGGTTTTACTGATGTCGAACCTCATTGCGCTACTCTTACAATCCTTAAGTGCCCGTTTGGGGATAGTAAGAGGGCTGGATTTAGCACAGGCCTCAAAACAGGCTTATCCGCGTTGGGCAAACATTCCATTATTTGCTTTAGCACAAACCGCAATTATTGCCTGCGATCTCGCCGAAATTATTGGGATGGCCATTGGTTTACAACTGCTTTTTGGTTTACCGCTAATCTGGGGTATCTCCATTACCATTTTTGATACTATTTTACTTCTATTCCTCTTAAATAAAGGCATGAGGGCCATGGAAGGTTTTATCGTTTCGATGGTTTTTATTGTCGGGATTTCCTTTCTGGTCGAAATGTTTATCGTAGAACCATCATTAAAAGAAGTAGCCAGGGGATTTGAGCCTTCGATACTAAATGGTGATGCACTTTATATTGCCATCGGGATTATTGGCGCAACGGTAATGCCGCATAATCTGTATTTACATTCATCTTTAGTACAAACCAGGAAAATCGAACGTAGCAACAAAGGAATTAAGGAGGCCTTAAAATTTAACCTCATTGATACAACAGTTGCATTAAACCTTGCTTTTTTTGTTAACGCCGCCATATTAATTCTTGCCGCCGCTGCCTTTTATAAAAACGGGTTACATGAAGTAGCCGAAATTCAGGATGCACATAAACTACTTTCTAATATCTTTGGCAATGTAGCCCCAACCCTATTTGCTATAGCGCTAATCGCTGCCGGACAAAGCTCTACCGTTACCGGAACATTAGCAGGGCAGATTATTATGGAAGGCCATATTAATTTAAGGATCCAACCCTGGTTAAGGCGTTTGATTACCCGCCTTCTGGCTATTATTCCTGCATTTTTTACCATCCTACATTACGGCGATGATGCTCTTGGTGGATTATTGGTATTAAGTCAGGTGGTATTAAGCTTGCAATTGGGTTTTGCCATTATTCCATTAATTCATTTTACATCAGATAAAAAACTGATGAAAGATTTCGCAATTAAACCATGGGTTAAGGTATTGGCCTGGGCAAGTGCCGTGGCCATTATCGCGCTGAATGTAAAGCTGGTAATAGAAGAAATAAGTGGTTGGGCGAAAGAGGCCAACAACTGGTGGATTTACGTTATCGTGGTGCCTGCCCTAATTCTGATTGTTTTATTGCTGCTTTATGTTTTCTTTCATCCATTATTAGAGAAAAAGAGAAACGACGCAAGACAGATGGTGCCTCATGGAAATGCTTTGGATATCGGCAAAATAGACAAGATCAATTACAAACGGATTGGTATCGCGGTTGATTTTTCTAAAAACGACAGGAACACCATTCGCCATGCCCTGATTCAAGGCGGCAAGGATGCACACTATTATCTGATTCACGTGGTGGAAACTGCTGCCGCACGTTATCATGGCAACGACGTAATGGACCATGAAACACAGAGCGATGCCGCTAACCTGGAGAAATACAAAATCAACCTCGAAGACCTTGGTTATGATTCTACCCCATTTATTGGATTTGGGAGCACAGGTAAAGCCATAGCCGATATTAGCAACAAAAATGAAATGGAATTATTGGTAATGGGTGCACATGGTCATAAAGGCTTAAAAGACCTTATATTCGGCACCACAGTTGATTCAGTAAGGCATAAGGTTAAAATCCCGGTATTAATTATCAGGTAA
- the tsaB gene encoding tRNA (adenosine(37)-N6)-threonylcarbamoyltransferase complex dimerization subunit type 1 TsaB, which translates to MAKILQIETATAVCSVALSINGKTFSFKEEQGQNLHAANLTLFIDEVLKSAGLSYQELDAIAVSKGPGSYTGLRIGVSTAKGLCYALDKPLIAIETLEMMAAGYLIENPDYAGLICPMIDARRMEVYTSIFDRSLNVITPTEAKIIDETSFTDYLTQQTVTFLGDGAAKCAEVLTHQNAKFDATNFNAATYMSRLANDAFNKSNFEDVAYFEPFYLKDFVVTQSKKQQAQG; encoded by the coding sequence ATGGCTAAAATACTTCAAATAGAAACCGCTACAGCAGTTTGTTCTGTTGCACTATCTATCAACGGCAAAACATTTTCTTTTAAAGAAGAGCAAGGGCAGAACCTGCACGCAGCTAATTTAACCCTGTTCATTGATGAAGTGCTCAAAAGCGCAGGGTTAAGTTACCAGGAATTAGATGCCATTGCAGTAAGTAAAGGGCCAGGGTCATATACAGGATTAAGGATTGGTGTTTCTACCGCTAAAGGCCTCTGTTATGCATTAGATAAGCCTTTAATTGCTATCGAAACTTTGGAAATGATGGCTGCCGGTTACTTAATCGAAAATCCTGATTATGCTGGTTTAATCTGCCCAATGATCGACGCTCGCAGAATGGAGGTTTATACCTCAATTTTCGACCGTTCGTTAAATGTGATTACGCCTACCGAAGCGAAAATTATTGATGAAACAAGTTTCACAGATTATCTTACACAACAAACTGTTACTTTTTTAGGAGATGGGGCTGCCAAGTGCGCTGAGGTTTTAACACATCAAAATGCAAAATTCGATGCAACAAATTTCAACGCTGCAACTTACATGTCGCGATTAGCGAATGATGCTTTCAATAAAAGTAATTTTGAAGATGTAGCCTATTTTGAGCCCTTTTATTTAAAAGACTTTGTAGTTACACAATCTAAAAAACAACAAGCACAAGGTTAA
- a CDS encoding Lrp/AsnC family transcriptional regulator, with the protein MASELDKIDFKILRILQENGRITNLLLSQEIGLSPAPTLERVRKLEMAGYIKSYHALVDEEKLGLGIKTFIQIQLDFHKNNTIQIFLDEVNQIKEITECHHVTGQADFLLKVYVKDIKAYERLIMDKISKISVVKTFQTMMIMSTTKKEPIVPLEY; encoded by the coding sequence ATGGCATCTGAATTAGATAAAATTGACTTTAAAATTTTAAGAATTCTTCAAGAGAACGGAAGAATTACCAACTTGCTTTTATCCCAAGAAATTGGTTTATCACCTGCACCAACTTTAGAACGTGTGCGCAAGCTTGAAATGGCAGGATATATAAAAAGTTATCATGCATTGGTAGATGAAGAAAAGCTGGGTCTAGGCATCAAAACCTTTATCCAGATTCAACTCGATTTTCATAAAAATAACACCATCCAGATCTTTTTGGATGAAGTAAATCAAATTAAAGAAATCACAGAGTGCCACCATGTTACTGGTCAGGCTGATTTTCTGTTAAAGGTTTATGTGAAAGACATTAAAGCGTACGAACGTTTAATTATGGATAAAATCAGTAAGATCTCTGTGGTTAAAACTTTCCAAACGATGATGATTATGTCGACCACGAAGAAAGAACCGATTGTGCCTTTAGAGTATTAA